A single Musa acuminata AAA Group cultivar baxijiao chromosome BXJ2-1, Cavendish_Baxijiao_AAA, whole genome shotgun sequence DNA region contains:
- the LOC103993731 gene encoding transcription factor bHLH76 encodes MEMNEDRKFGLEKSHGDHLNNHSSGVSADWQFNTPAMSAAPPHPSTAASLVPPLTSSPLLSAPVPEAFVPGLWNYHSMSVGGSNIQNTTSAIGSIPIGRPVAMSSKGMLLSTPPVIFPPSLPHFPADSGFIERAARFSCLSGSSFMDMNLLRPSQSVAPARKASKVVMETQVQNTELSMTGDKAVSLPAAYGSIDQSRMDTQRDRRSSHISNSESQETNFCEGGQEGNVDSSDVAGNSSPSDLGANKRKRTIRDMEKDQVQRGPQSSSEATKDDTETKHKVEQNSSKHGGKNGKDNSEAAKEGYVHVRARRGQATNSHSLAERVRREKISERMKYLQELVPGCSKVTGKAVMLDEIINYVQSLQRQVEFLSMKLSAVNPQLDFSVERLLAKNLRHSHGSPLSIAGFSQEMSYPQVYPSQQGLGHAGGSTMVNLSDTYRRTMNTQLPTMSGYKEPSMQMHNPWNEEIIMQMDYDANHPPNAQEINRKPDGFTI; translated from the exons ATGGAAATGAATGAGGACAGGAAGTTTGGGTTGGAGAAGAGCCATGGAGATCACCTGAACAACCACAGTTCCGGTGTCTCTGCTGACTGGCAATTCAACACCCCTGCAATGAGTGCAGCGCCGCCGCACCCTTCCACCGCCGCCAGCCTCGTGCCACCGTTGACTTCATCTCCGCTTCTTTCGGCTCCAGTGCCGGAGGCCTTCGTTCCTGGTCTCTGGAACTACCATTCTATGAGTGTTGGAGGAAGTAACATCCAGAATACTACGAGTGCCATCGGTTCTATACCAATTGGAAGACCAGTAGCCATGTCCtccaaaggcatgcttctatcaaCTCCTCCCGTAATCTTTCCTCCTAGCTTGCCTCATTTCCCCGCCGATTCGGGTTTCATCGAGCGGGCAGCAAGATTCTCATGTCTCAGTGGTAGTAGTTTTATGGACATGAACCTCCTCAGGCCATCTCAATCAGTGGCTCCGGCAAGAAAGGCTTCGAAGGTTGTCATGGAAACTCAGGTTCAGAACACTGAGCTGAGTATGACTGGTGACAAAGCAGTCTCTCTGCCTGCTGCCTATGGATCCATTGATCAAAGTCGGATGGACACCCAAAGAGATCGAAGAAGCTCTCATATCTCAAACAGCGAATCCCAAGAAACAAATTTCTGTGAAGGTGGACAAGAAGGGAACGTTGATTCATCAGATGTAGCTGGGAATTCATCTCCTAGTGATCTTGGTGCAAACAAGAGAAAAAGAACCATTCGG GATATGGAGAAGGACCAAGTTCAAAGAGGTCCACAATCATCCTCGGAGGCCACAAAGGATGACACTGAAACTAAACACAAAGTAGAACAGAACAGCTCCAAACACGGTGGGAAAAATGGGAAAGATAACTCAGAAGCTGCAAAGGAGGGTTATGTTCATGTCAGAGCACGGCGTGGACAAGCCACTAACAGTCACAGTCTGGCAGAAAGA GTAAGAAGGGAGAAAATTAGTGAAAGGATGAAATATCTTCAAGAACTTGTGCCTGGTTGCAGCAAA GTCACAGGAAAAGCAGTTATGCTGGATGAAATCATAAACTATGTTCAATCACTCCAAAGACAGGTTGAG TTTCTGTCCATGAAGCTTTCAGCTGTCAATCCACAACTTGACTTCAGCGTAGAAAGGCTTCTTGCCAAAAAT CTTCGACATTCCCATGGTAGCCCATTATCTATAGCTGGATTCTCACAGGAGATGAGTTACCCTCAGGTGTATCCATCTCAACAGGGCTTGGGGCATGCTGGAGGCTCTACCATGGTTAACCTTTCGGACACATATAGGAGAACAATGAATACTCAATTACCAACAATGAGTGGTTATAAAGAGCCTTCAATGCAG ATGCATAATCCCTGGAACGAAGAGATCATCATGCAAATGGATTATGATGCTAATCATCCTCCAAATGCACAAGAGATAAATAGAAAACCGGATGGCTTCACAATATAA